One window of Brevibacterium pigmentatum genomic DNA carries:
- a CDS encoding DinB family protein gives MSEIIPDTRDWTDVLTGGCSECGFTGTEDPTGVPATLAEAAATWQTVLTRDDATERRSPGRWSDVEYASHMRDVLDEFRRRTERMLTASDPTLDNFDGDAVAIESDYAHADPAEVSPALSAAAESYAGLLSRVSGEEWDRRGFRSDGHAFTVASLALYGLHEVRHHLGDVGS, from the coding sequence ATGAGCGAGATCATTCCGGATACGCGTGACTGGACCGATGTCCTCACCGGGGGCTGCTCCGAATGCGGCTTCACCGGCACCGAGGATCCGACCGGAGTCCCCGCCACCCTCGCCGAGGCGGCCGCCACCTGGCAGACGGTCCTGACCAGGGATGACGCCACCGAGCGGCGCTCACCGGGCCGGTGGTCGGATGTCGAATACGCCTCCCATATGCGCGATGTCCTCGACGAATTCCGCCGGCGCACCGAGCGCATGCTTACCGCATCCGACCCAACCTTGGACAACTTCGACGGCGATGCGGTCGCCATCGAATCCGATTATGCCCACGCCGATCCCGCCGAGGTGTCCCCCGCCCTGAGTGCGGCCGCCGAGTCCTATGCCGGCCTCCTGTCCCGGGTCAGCGGGGAGGAATGGGATCGTCGCGGCTTCCGCTCCGATGGCCATGCCTTCACCGTCGCCTCACTT
- a CDS encoding DUF488 domain-containing protein, which translates to MSEKKSSAKSSAHEVRVRRIYNDAQKSDGTRILVDRVWPRGVSKDKAQLDEWVKDVAPSTELRKWYSHDPEKFDEFARRFREELQSDDAAQALDELRELAQKGTLTLLTASKRDDISQATVLAEILNDGKQSNAEKSSTKQSASKSNSKSSSKDSK; encoded by the coding sequence ATGTCCGAGAAGAAGAGCTCCGCCAAGAGCAGCGCACACGAGGTCCGGGTCCGCCGCATCTACAACGATGCGCAGAAGTCCGATGGGACCCGGATCCTCGTCGATCGCGTCTGGCCGCGCGGGGTGAGCAAAGACAAGGCCCAGCTCGACGAATGGGTCAAGGACGTCGCGCCCTCGACCGAGCTGCGCAAATGGTATTCCCACGACCCGGAGAAGTTCGACGAGTTCGCCCGCCGCTTCCGCGAGGAGTTGCAGAGCGACGATGCCGCGCAGGCGCTTGATGAGCTGCGCGAACTCGCGCAGAAGGGGACTCTGACCCTGCTCACCGCGTCCAAACGCGATGACATCAGCCAGGCCACGGTGCTCGCCGAGATCCTCAATGACGGCAAGCAGTCGAACGCCGAGAAATCGAGCACCAAGCAGAGCGCCAGTAAGTCGAACAGCAAGTCGAGCAGCAAGGACAGCAAATGA